A window from Citrus sinensis cultivar Valencia sweet orange chromosome 3, DVS_A1.0, whole genome shotgun sequence encodes these proteins:
- the LOC127900762 gene encoding uncharacterized protein LOC127900762: MSNRREKLIADESDEESESSGLNVPIPTDFLGPSSSVGPSYGRDTLEYPRPLVVFPSPEIELVGNRGRPASGSGENHSYGGVRVPEGVGDGEGSSSGPSRPPQRRHLGHRAEADSYPIDYTACATTETDLFKLRNFYDIPSEVLLVVPGKGDVPSRPPRGYVTMHLESFKLGARLPLQRYFAKILGGMHLAPGQLHPNGWRVLSAMYVLWKRCESEEPSLVEVKHLYQLRSSPREAESWGLIGGLEDRPLLQVETALLNASTCQDLLSPTSLVGSGLVDIAAGMDNKILSAMTRKRGRASGSSSNPPPPPKKTSVGPSKAPVPALPPPPPRKSGGERTSDKSPEVSLQSGDRSSPLPCREQGDYLSLYQKDYKRSVGPKMVKDIESMDLSELAASVQRVSFRLATMVSCYKAGAARHERKLQADNQELKKKADSADRSKEKLAELNQQMSELAEKVAVAESTSSKLEDELGGLKSDLQVAQSERDTLRTALEGEIKSLSDQLAEEKGKSADVDDRLDAEYNSGVAFSYKCIMSVLKEEYPELDMSKLESGVERYMAGASQGDKEQGEQDQVEAPLDRAQEEEIGGRAFEVGQGSVPVPPGNADLPPPEIADPLPPEVADLSAAGAADSHNL, translated from the exons ATGTCAAACCGGAGAGAAAAGTTGATTGCTGATGAGAGTGATGAAGAATCGGAGAGTTCAGGCCTCAACGTGCCAATACCCACCGACTTCTTAGGTCCCTCCAGTAGTGTAGGTCCTTCCTATGGGAGGGATACCCTTGAGTATCCACGCCCCTTAGTTGTCTTTCCCTCCCCCGAAATAGAGCTTGTAGGTAATAGAGGCAGACCTGCTTCGGGCTCTGGTGAGAACCACAGCTATGGTGGGGTTAGGGTTCCTGAAGGAGTCGGTGATGGTGAGGGGAGCAGCTCCGGACCGAGCAGACCTCCTCAAAGAAGGCATCTTGGTCATAGGGCAGAGGCGGATTCTTACCCTATTGACTACACAGCTTGTGCTACCACCGAAACCGATCTGTTCAAGCTGAGGAACTTTTACGACATTCCTTCAGAGGTTCTCCTGGTAGTTCCAGGAAAAGGTGACGTCCCCAGTCGGCCTCCGCGGGGGTATGTGACGATGCACCTGGAGAGCTTCAAATTAGGAGCTCGACTGCCCCTTCAACGTTATTTTGCTAAGATATTGGGTGGTATGCACCTGGCCCCAGGTCAGCTACATCCCAATGGATGGAGGGTTCTCTCGGCTATGTATGTATTGTGGAAGAGGTGTGAATCAGAGGAGCCCTCCCTTGTTGAAGTGAAGCATCTATACCAGCTGAGGAGTAGCCCGAGGGAAGCAG AATCGTGGGGTCTGATTGGGGGGCTTGAAGATCGGCCTTTGCTTCAGGTGGAAACGGCTCTATTGAACGCGTCTACCTGCCAAGACCTCCTGTCACCAACAAGTCTGGTCGGCTCGGGCTTAGTGGATATAGCTGCCGGGATGGATAACAAGATTCTCAGTGCTATGACCAGAAAGCGTGGTCGAGCTTCAGGCAGCTCCAGCAACCCACCTCCTCCTCCGAAGAAAACCAGCGTAGGCCCATCCAAGGCTCCTGTTCCTGCTCTGCCCCCTCCCCCGCCCCGTAAGAGTGGTGGGGAGAGAACTTCTGACAAGAGTCCCGAGGTCAGCCTCCAGTCTGGGGACCGATCCTCCCCTCTGCCATGTCGGGAACAAGGCGACTACCTGAGCTTGTATCAGAAGGATTACAAAAGATCGGTGGGGCCCAAGATGGTGAAGGACATTGAGAGTATGGACCTCTCAGAGTTGGCTGCTTCTGTTCAGAGAGTATCCTTCAGGCTGGCCACCATGGTTTCGTGTTACAAGGCCGGGGCCGCGCGCCATGAGAGGAAGCTTCAAGCTGACAATCAGGAGCTGAAGAAGAAAGCTGACTCTGCTGATCGTTCCAAGGAGAAGCTGGCCGAACTGAACCAGCAGATGTCGGAGCTGGCGGAGAAGGTTGCGGTTGCTGAGTCCACCTCCTCCAAACTTGAGGACGAGTTGGGTGGCCTAAAGTCTGACCTTCAAGTTGCTCAAAGTGAAAGGGATACTTTGAGGACCGCCCTTGAGGGAGAGATCAAATCCCTGAGTGACCAGCTGGCTGAAGAGAAAGGCAAATCCGCTGATGTGGATGATCGGTTGGATGCTGAGTACAACTCCGGGGTTGCTTTCAGCTATAAGTGTATCATGTCTGTACTCAAGGAAGAATACCCCGAGCTCGACATGAGCAAGCTGGAATCTGGGGTGGAGAGGTATATGGCTGGGGCCAGCCAGGGAGATAAGGAGCAGGGTGAGCAGGATCAGGTGGAGGCTCCTTTGGATAGGGCGCAGGAGGAGGAAATTGGGGGACGTGCTTTCGAAGTAGGTCAAGGGTCCGTGCCTGTACCTCCCGGTAATGCTGATCTCCCACCTCCTGAGATTGCTGACCCTTTACCTCCCGAGGTCGCTGATCTTTCAGCTGCTGGAGCCGCTGACTCTCATAATCTTTag